The genome window GATGCCGACGTGCTCGTCGGAGGTCGCCGCGACGGCGAGCGCAGCCAGCGCCTCCTCGTCGTCCTCCCACAGCACGGGTTCGGAGAACTGCAGGAAGGCGACCGCGGCCCGGTTGACGTGCCTGCGGCTCTCGTCGGTGCCGTGGGGCAGGGCGAAGCCCTCGCCCATGTATGACGAGATCACGGCCTCGCGCTCGTGCATGGCGTCGACGTA of Euzebyales bacterium contains these proteins:
- a CDS encoding PTS sugar transporter subunit IIA, yielding YVDAMHEREAVISSYMGEGFALPHGTDESRRHVNRAAVAFLQFSEPVLWEDDEEALAALAVAATSDEHVGILATLARVLVDEDKAERLRTTADVDEVLELLAPTIEEEIG